Proteins from a genomic interval of Amphiura filiformis chromosome 9, Afil_fr2py, whole genome shotgun sequence:
- the LOC140160604 gene encoding regulatory factor X-associated protein-like isoform X1, translating to MYPCSATVGIHVFKMESEYSSIDADVDAVDCTRQTSVKLMATPSTDDDNSRDQQQQQRPKTMKLKKCSFEDCKETILRGKSGPWMCKYHRNKTYKETYKKKKGKTNSNHGTQQKKMCDRSSPTLGGMYNSRDQQEHSQKASMMGHVLNEKKLALMKSPMVQAFLQDQQNSLCNTRQRTLGLPSHMM from the exons ATGTACCCCTGTAGTGCAACAGTTGGCATACATGTT TTCAAAATGGAGTCAGAATACAGCAGTATTGATGCAGATGTCGATGCTGTAGATTGTACTCGACAAACATCGGTCAAATTAATGGCAACTCCATCAACTGATGATGACAACAGCAGAgatcaacagcagcagcagcggcCTAAAACAATGAAACTGAAGAAATGTAGTTTTGAAGATTGTAAGGAAACGATACTTCGAGGCAAATCAGGTCCATGGATGtgtaaatatcacagaaataaaaCATACAAAGAGACTTATAAGAAGAAGAAAGGAAAGACTAATTCAAATCATGGAACTCAACAAAAGAAG ATGTGTGATAGATCCAGTCCTACTTTAGGTGGCATGTATAACTCCAGAGACCAACAAGAACACAGTCAGAAGGCATCTATGATGGGACATGTGCTGAATGAGAAGAAACTG GCATTGATGAAATCACCCATGGTGCAAGCTTTTCTTCAGGATCAGCAGAATTCTTTGTGCAATACAAGACAGCGGACATTAGGCTTACCAAGTCACATGATGTag
- the LOC140160604 gene encoding regulatory factor X-associated protein-like isoform X2: protein MESEYSSIDADVDAVDCTRQTSVKLMATPSTDDDNSRDQQQQQRPKTMKLKKCSFEDCKETILRGKSGPWMCKYHRNKTYKETYKKKKGKTNSNHGTQQKKMCDRSSPTLGGMYNSRDQQEHSQKASMMGHVLNEKKLALMKSPMVQAFLQDQQNSLCNTRQRTLGLPSHMM, encoded by the exons ATGGAGTCAGAATACAGCAGTATTGATGCAGATGTCGATGCTGTAGATTGTACTCGACAAACATCGGTCAAATTAATGGCAACTCCATCAACTGATGATGACAACAGCAGAgatcaacagcagcagcagcggcCTAAAACAATGAAACTGAAGAAATGTAGTTTTGAAGATTGTAAGGAAACGATACTTCGAGGCAAATCAGGTCCATGGATGtgtaaatatcacagaaataaaaCATACAAAGAGACTTATAAGAAGAAGAAAGGAAAGACTAATTCAAATCATGGAACTCAACAAAAGAAG ATGTGTGATAGATCCAGTCCTACTTTAGGTGGCATGTATAACTCCAGAGACCAACAAGAACACAGTCAGAAGGCATCTATGATGGGACATGTGCTGAATGAGAAGAAACTG GCATTGATGAAATCACCCATGGTGCAAGCTTTTCTTCAGGATCAGCAGAATTCTTTGTGCAATACAAGACAGCGGACATTAGGCTTACCAAGTCACATGATGTag